The candidate division WOR-3 bacterium genome includes the window CGGCGATGGCTACTATATGTTTCGTCTGCATCAAACCTCCGGGGATTATTTTAACTAAATGATGTCTGCTGTCAACCTGTTGGCATATTAACAGTAGAACATTGTGAATAAATCACTGCCAGCGCAAACACCAATGCCTGCTCTTCAGGAGGTGTAACCCGCACTTTTACTCCTGAACTATTCTTTCCATTGATTTCTTTAATGATTCAACGTCGACTTTTGTGACCAGCTTACCCTTATAGGCATAGGCGATATTACCGGTCTCTTCGGATACTACTATGCTCAATGCATCACTCTGCTCGGCCATGCCGAGTGCTGCGCGATGGCGCAGACCGTAAGTAATGCCGAGGCTTGGGTTTTCGCTCAGGGGCAACACGCAACCAGCGGCAACGATCTTGTCACCTTGGATCACACATGCTCCATCATGCAAGGGGGTCTCCGGGAAGAATATCGTCCGCAAGAGCGACGAATTTACTTGAGCTTCAATGAGCACACCGGTGTCGACGATGTCTTTCAGACCGATGTTTTTCTGTACTACTATCAACGCGCCGATACGGTCTTCTGACATTTTCCTCACAGCGTCAATGATTTCGTCAGTGACGCCCACTTCTTCCAGCTTGAGGAAGAACTTGACAGGTCTTTGGCGGCCGATCCGTGCAAGGGCGTTTCTGATCTCCGGTTGAAAGACAATAACGAAGGCAACGACCCACAGGGCGAGTATTGAATTCATGATCCAGGATAGTGCCTTCAGATCCAGCCATCTGGATATGAACGAGACTACAAAGAAAAGAACTAACCCGACGAGGATTGATGTAGCTTTCGTTCCCTTGACGAACTTGAAAAACGCGTAGAGCAGGACCGCTACGACAATGATGTCAATAATATCTATTGCTCTGATTGGGAGAAATCCGAAGAGTTTCATCGTGTTATCAGGTCAATTATTGAAGCGACCCGTTTGGCCTCCATGACATCGTGCACTCTCAATATTGAAGCACCATTCTGGATGAGCAATGACTGAATTCCTAATGTTCCTTCCAACCTATTTTCTGGTGAAAGACCGAAAGGATTGCCGACAAATGATTTTCTTGAGTGACCAACGAGTACGGGTCGACCTAATTGCCTGAGTTCGGCAAGACGTCTTATTATGACGTAGTTATCAGCCAG containing:
- the cdaA gene encoding diadenylate cyclase CdaA codes for the protein MKLFGFLPIRAIDIIDIIVVAVLLYAFFKFVKGTKATSILVGLVLFFVVSFISRWLDLKALSWIMNSILALWVVAFVIVFQPEIRNALARIGRQRPVKFFLKLEEVGVTDEIIDAVRKMSEDRIGALIVVQKNIGLKDIVDTGVLIEAQVNSSLLRTIFFPETPLHDGACVIQGDKIVAAGCVLPLSENPSLGITYGLRHRAALGMAEQSDALSIVVSEETGNIAYAYKGKLVTKVDVESLKKSMERIVQE